CAATATTTGAATGGACATCATTCAGTGTATTTGAAGGTGTTGGATTTGGTTTCAGCTCTTCTTGCTGTGTTAGCTCTAAAATTTTTCTTAGTATATTATTTTTATGTTGAAGGGTGAAGATGTCAACCGGACACTTGAAGGTGGGAGGAAGCCTCTTCACTATGCAGCAGACTGCGGACAGCTTGAGATTCTGGAATTTCTGCTATTGAAAGGAGCTGATATTAACGTATGTACAACAATTTGCAAGAAGATGGTAGGGTATTCTTCCACTCCTTCCCACACAAATAAGTGATTCTTATAAGTAGCTAAATGGATACTGAAAGATGTAAACAATTTGTTgcatgcatttaaaaatgtttgaGAGTTGGTCTTCTAGAGGTTAGAAGCTTAAAACTAGATTTCATGGTTTCATTCTTTTAGTACACACTAGGAAAAGTTGCTTATAgctataaaaatgtaaatttccCATAACTATCATTAGAAAAATAagttcagtaattttttttaaataaagtttgCATGAAATACATGTTCTTACTTGTACAAACTCAGTCATTTTCCTGTAGCCTGACATGCATCACTTTTTGTGAAAAAACTTGGCTGGGCTGTAGTGGCACTCTGAAACAGTATAATTCTCCACAAAGTGAAGTTTGTAAACACGTTAACCATCACCCTAAATCCTGTGCTTTAGAGTACTTGTCTGAAAGGGTAATGTATAAAAGACATCTTAACATCAGTCTTAAAAGAATGGCTTGAATGTTTTCCCTGAAATTGCTTGAATTTTTTCCTTGGTGTCTGGGAAGAGTCTCCTgactggagaggagaataaAACCTTTCAGTTGCTGCATTTCTtactctctctccttttttgaGAGAGGACAAGACATTCCAAAAAGTACCTCAGCTAAAACTAATTTCTGAAGTCAGGCTGGCTGGGAGAATTTGGAATAGTGTTTTTTAAATTGGACAAAATTTGCCAGGTAAACCCCCATGATTTCTACAATTGTCCTAAAAAAATAGATAGACTTTGGGATACCTAGAAGTCTTATGGAAGAAAAATTTTGCAGTTATCTGACTGTTTTTTAAACAATGACTTTCCCTTATAAAAGAGAGtaaaaaaatctgaaggaaTGCATTTCTGGATAATATTCTTAAATCCTTACAAAACAAAGTTTAAAAGTTAAGTGAAGTCTGTTAACTCTGTGTGAGCTTGTGGTTCAATTAACTGTGTCTCAATTTACAGGCTCCAGACAAACATAATATCACACCACTCCTATCAGCAGTCTATGAGGGCCATGTTTCCTGTGTGAAATTGCTTCTGTCAAAGGTGAGATACAAATGTTTGCAATAAGTTATCCATTAGCAAAGTGTGtattatgattattttttttttcaataaggTGATGCTCCAGATAAGTTCAAAACATCAAACCAAGTTTATGTTGCTAGATCAGAGAGGATATTCTGATTATGGAGAAGGAAGAGTTTCAGGACTCTTGCAAGTAATAGTGACCACTAACAGTCATGTGAGTTCTAGCTAGAGAGAAATTAACAtcaaatcaggaaaaaaaatgcattccttcagcagaaggggagaagtgGGATTTAGCTTTGGCAACTGCTTAAGTGTTTCATGTGATGGAATCTCCACTATGAAGTGGCTCAAGGGTGtggttttcctctgcttttgccAGATGACTGAAAACTCATCTGGTTTGACAGAGTGAAGGGAAGTAAGAATAGGAAGACAAGCCCTCTCTCTGGTAGAGCttgtcaatatttttttcctgggaagAATAAGCTTAATGTTTCTGTTCTCCCTCTGATTCATGTTGCAAAGGTGATCCATTTGATATAGAAATAGTTAATTCAAGCAATATTTTGTTGCCATTAGTCTGAATTCCTTGTTACATCTCACTTTGAAAAGAGGCGGTTAACAGTACATTTTCAGTATATGAACTCACTTAAATCATTTAGCTAAAAGTTTTCATGCTGTGTGATGTTTTCATAGGTCACTTCTGAGTTAGTCTTCCTTTACTTCCTTAATGTTGCATGAATTTCACTTTTCTTCACTTCTCCTATCCTGTCTAATGTTAtgtcattctgtgaagaaatgctGTGACTGTTCATTTAGGATTCATAATGGTGCATCCAacttgcttaattttttttgtgaGGACTGATCCTTCATTTAGGATCATTATATGCACATTACAAAAAAGGTATCCTTTATACCACATTGTATTTCTTTCAATTTCTGTTTCGAAGTGGTTTACAATTTAAATAAGTTTCTCAAATAATATATAAGATACTTCAAAACTTAAGTTCATGCATGAACTGTCTGGCAACCAGTAGGGGTTATATGTTCATTGTAGTCTCTGTCAGCAAGTGCATTAATGACCTTCCTGAACCATATATTTTCACACAGCTTGTGAGAATATCTTGATCTCTGTACTTGGTACAGTTTGAATGACAGTCATAAAGATGAAGCAGTCTTACAAAGTGCAGAATGTTATGAGAATATGAACTTGGGCTAGGAGATGAGGTTAGAAAAATGTTACTACAGCTGGACCGTTTGGGAAAGCTTGTATTTTCTGGTTTCTTCATGCAGAGCTAAATGTTGTATGAAAACTGCTCATTTCTGTTCATGAGGGCTAGCTGATGAACTGCAGCTTTGTTCATCAGCTCACTCTGAGGCACATCCCATcatttgttctttctcttttatcttACAACCCTTATTTGAACAACAGCAGAATGTGGGACATCAGGTCAGGTAGTTCAGCTCTTATTTTAAGTTCTAAAAATTGATGATTGTTTGACAGCTTTGTGTTTTTCCCAGTTATTTTTGGAGTGgggtatattttatttttattctaaatGAAGGACAAATATTGAATGTAAAGAGTGGAACTGCAAATGCAAATAATGAGCCAGTATATTTAAGATTTTCTTCAAAGCTGTTCTTCATTGATTTTGTAAATACAATACTTTACTTACTGCTAGAAAGCTTTATTATTTTACACGTACCTACTTTCAGCTGCCTTCATTTACTGTTACTTGATACCTTGCATACATGGCCTGTCATAGAATATCCCTTTAGCTTTTGGACTAGAAGCCAATAACCTCCTTTAACATATTTTCACAAGTTCTGAGAACTGATGAACACAGTGGTGTATATCTCCTTAGTTTGTTTGTATACCACAAATACGAAACAGGTATCAGTTTGATCAAGGTAAAATTATGTAAGGAATAAGAGATTGTTCCTCTTCATCTGCTAGGATTAGATTTAATACAAATAAATCTTGTGTTACATGAAGCTGTTGATTTGGAATGGAATTGTTATAAGCTAATATTCTGTACTGCCTTCTAAAGTATATGAACTGTGGGGGTGTTCACAAACTTTTCATGTGAGACTCCCAAGTTGCGGAGATGAggagtgttcaaaaaatgttttGGATGTTAATGAGAcataaaatgcaaaacaaattaCTTTAGGAAAAGTaccaaatatgaaaaaaaagttaGCTTGGTCAAGGTGACCTCTAGGATTTTTTGTAAACTTCCTTTTACTGTGGAAGATTTGTtcatgggaaggaaggaagctgcTTAGTTCTTAACGTAGTGTGACTGCAGACTGTCATTTAAACAATCTTTCACTGAAAGCAgtaaaaaatgttaaaagtaTTTGTGCATAATTCACTTTCTGAGGATAATAAATAATTATAAATAATAGAGACATCTAATAAAGAGTCTATGCTCTTAAACTGACTAGAATGATAAGAGTGGCTACTTGATCTTAAACTGATCACAGCCTGGCTGTTGCTGATACTGGTGATCACACAGTTGTGTAGTGATACACAGCAAGATGTCTTCCAAGCCCGTATGAGAAACAGTTCACACTTATAAGAGCTTAACTTGAAAAATCTGGAGGACCTATACTGGCTCTTAGCAGTTCAATCTCTACAAAAGTTTATAATGTACATGTCATGTCACTAGACTTTTTTGTAGATTATACTAATAGTTGAACCCATTACACCAACTGTCATCCCTTAAGAAGCAGCAGTTTGCTTTATGGCATTTCAAATAACCTTCAACAAGGCTTCTCTGTGatgaagcagagtttgtttctCTTATCCCTCGAAGGACTGTTTTGAGGTTCTTGGCTAATGCTCATCACACGTGGAAGCTGAATGCTGTCATGACACAGTGTCTGTATGAaattgaatttttttaatttgggttgtttttttttttttaaggttttgcAGTATGACCTACCTGTTCCAGAGGGTGGTTTCCTGGGTTTGATTTCAGTTTTTGTAGATGCACAATAGAACTCAGTTTCTCTGTCTAACTGCACACAGCCTCTGTGGTGTTGCTTTGTAAATGGCAGATGGTGTTTGCTTGTTGCCATGGGATAAATGCTTGCTCATCTAGCTCTATTGTGACAGTGTTTTTGTAGGACATGGATTAATTTCAGTTGAAATTTGAGAATGAGACATGAAACAAGTGGGAAGGATGAAGCTGAAGTTTCTTCAGCCAACCCTGTAGTATTCCTTATACCCACACTTGCCTTATACTATTAGTTGGAAAGGCACAAGTGGTGGTTTTCTCTCCATTACAATactttatgttttttttcacatcttttACTCTTTGGTAAATAGTTTGTTCGGTATTAAACTTAACAATTGTTTAGGTCTGGGGGATTTTTCCCAAGTTTTCACCTGTTGTAATGGCTGCATGGATTTAACCCCCAATActtggtttttgtttatttttttcttcatgaagcATAGCCAAAAAAACCTCCATCACTCCTCCCCCAGAAAAACCcagaaccaaaacaacaaaaacccccaaacaaacaacaaaacccaacaaccacaaaacaaataaaaaaaaaaaaaaacccaaacattttgtTGAATTATGGTTTTATGATTAAGGTATTTTGAACTGTAGCTTGACATATTACTATAAATTTTGTCAGTATTTAAGTTTATCCATTTCTTTCAATACAAAAAACTTGATGTATCCAAAGTGCAGTTACTTTGTGTAGATAAAACAACTTGCCTTGTTTAAAATATAGTGATATAGTTGTATGACTTTGCTGTCATGATTACAGTGGATACATAAGGTTAGTGATAAACACATAACAGAAGGATAATGCAGTCTTCCAAAACTAAGTTCTCAAATGGACCTTTGTTACATACTTCCCTCTGAAGTTAGCATTTCAGTGAGGACTTCCTGATGAGTTGTTTAGATGTTTTAATTTTGGAATGAGCAATCCTCAACTTGATTTATTAAACCATGAGAACCATAGATGCAATTCAAGAACTCCAAAGGCTGAAATTAACAAATGATTGAGTATTTTCAAGCACTGCTGTTGTGCTAATCATAATGATCAGCCATAATCAGTTACTGTCATGATTTTGACAGGTTGAGTTCATGAAATTGTTTTCACCATAGCATTTCCCCAATATGAACTAAAGCAAAATATGGACAGTGAGGTTATTTAAACTTAAGGA
The nucleotide sequence above comes from Indicator indicator isolate 239-I01 chromosome 14, UM_Iind_1.1, whole genome shotgun sequence. Encoded proteins:
- the MTPN gene encoding myotrophin, with the protein product MSDKEFMWALKNGDLDEVKDYVAKGEDVNRTLEGGRKPLHYAADCGQLEILEFLLLKGADINAPDKHNITPLLSAVYEGHVSCVKLLLSKGADKTVKGPDGLTAFEATDNQAIKTLLQ